The Vulgatibacter sp. genome window below encodes:
- the acsA gene encoding acetate--CoA ligase yields the protein MRERIRKGHQRVAPNMEDYASYRRRFSWAEARTWLDGLPGGAGLNIAHEAVDRHAAGPLRDRVALRWLGRDGTTEAITYGSLAERTNRFASALRDLGVGAGDTVFGLLGRVPALYVTALGTLKNKSVFSPLFSAFGPEPIRARLSIGKARVLVTTPSLYRRKVAPLRGELPSLEHVILVGGALDGTLSFEELLAGGSPTFTIPPTDPHEMALLHFTSGTTGKPKGAIHVHEAVVAHHATGRIALDLHDDDVFWCTADPGWVTGTSYGIIAPATCGVTSIVDEAEYDADRWYRILEEQKITVWYTAPTAIRMLMKAGPELPRAHDLSALRFVASVGEPLNPEAVIWGDEVLGLPIHDNWWQTETGGILVSNYACMEIKPGSMGRPLPGIDAGIVRRLPDGSIEEVKAGEQGELAIRPGWPSMFRGYLGEDERYRKTFAGGWYLTGDLARVDDEGFFFFVGRADDVIKSAGHLIGPFEVESALLEHQAVAEAAVIGKPDPMIGEVVKAFVSLHDGWAPDEALRTALIGHARKRLGAAVAPKEIDFLTPLPRTRSGKIMRRLLKARELGLPEGDTSTLETAP from the coding sequence ATGCGAGAGCGGATCCGGAAGGGGCACCAGCGCGTCGCTCCCAACATGGAGGACTACGCGTCGTACCGGCGCCGCTTCTCCTGGGCGGAGGCGCGCACCTGGCTCGACGGGCTCCCCGGCGGGGCGGGGCTGAACATCGCCCACGAGGCGGTGGACCGCCACGCAGCAGGTCCCCTGCGCGATCGCGTCGCGCTGCGCTGGCTGGGCCGGGACGGAACGACCGAGGCGATCACCTATGGATCGCTCGCCGAACGGACCAACCGCTTCGCCTCGGCCCTGCGCGATCTCGGCGTCGGCGCGGGCGACACGGTCTTCGGCCTCCTGGGCAGGGTCCCGGCGCTCTACGTCACGGCGCTGGGAACCCTGAAGAACAAGAGCGTCTTCAGCCCCCTCTTCTCCGCCTTCGGGCCGGAGCCCATCCGCGCGCGCCTCTCCATCGGGAAGGCCCGGGTCCTCGTGACCACCCCCTCGCTCTACCGCCGCAAGGTGGCGCCGCTCCGCGGCGAGCTCCCCAGCCTCGAGCACGTGATCCTGGTGGGCGGCGCCCTCGACGGAACACTGTCTTTCGAGGAGCTGCTCGCCGGCGGCTCGCCCACCTTCACCATCCCGCCCACCGATCCCCACGAGATGGCGCTGCTCCACTTCACCAGCGGCACCACCGGCAAACCGAAGGGCGCCATCCACGTCCACGAGGCGGTGGTCGCCCACCACGCCACCGGCCGCATCGCCCTCGACCTCCACGACGACGACGTCTTCTGGTGCACCGCGGATCCGGGCTGGGTCACCGGCACCTCCTACGGGATCATCGCCCCCGCGACGTGCGGCGTGACCAGCATCGTCGACGAAGCCGAATACGACGCCGATCGCTGGTACCGGATCCTCGAGGAGCAGAAGATCACCGTCTGGTACACGGCACCCACCGCGATACGGATGCTGATGAAGGCGGGCCCCGAGCTGCCCCGCGCCCACGATCTCTCGGCGCTGCGCTTCGTGGCCAGCGTGGGTGAGCCGCTCAACCCCGAGGCGGTGATCTGGGGCGACGAGGTCCTGGGCCTGCCCATCCACGACAATTGGTGGCAGACCGAGACCGGCGGGATCCTCGTCTCCAACTACGCGTGCATGGAGATCAAGCCGGGCTCGATGGGGCGGCCGCTGCCCGGGATCGATGCGGGGATCGTGCGGCGCCTGCCCGACGGATCGATCGAGGAGGTGAAGGCCGGCGAGCAGGGGGAGCTGGCGATCCGTCCCGGCTGGCCCTCGATGTTCCGCGGTTACCTCGGGGAGGACGAGCGCTACCGCAAGACCTTCGCCGGCGGCTGGTACCTCACCGGCGATCTCGCCCGGGTGGACGACGAGGGCTTCTTCTTCTTCGTGGGCCGCGCCGACGACGTGATCAAATCGGCGGGCCATCTCATCGGGCCCTTCGAGGTGGAGAGCGCGCTCCTCGAACACCAGGCGGTTGCCGAGGCAGCGGTGATCGGCAAACCCGATCCGATGATCGGTGAGGTGGTGAAGGCCTTCGTCTCGCTCCACGACGGCTGGGCGCCCGACGAGGCGCTGCGAACGGCGCTCATCGGCCACGCCCGCAAGCGCCTCGGCGCAGCGGTGGCGCCGAAGGAGATCGACTTCCTCACGCCTCTGCCGCGCACCAGGAGCGGCAAGATCATGCGCCGCCTCCTCAAGGCGCGGGAGCTGGGGCTCCCCGAGGGCGACACTTCCACCCTCGAGACGGCGCCGTGA
- the pdhA gene encoding pyruvate dehydrogenase (acetyl-transferring) E1 component subunit alpha, whose protein sequence is MSLDRAHALELLRSMMRIRRLEERAAELYQAEKIRGFLHLYIGQEAVAAGVIAALQPGDPVVATYREHGHALLRGISADAVMAEMFGKAGGCSGGRGGSMHLFCTGARLYGGNAIVGGGLPIAAGLALGDKMQGRADVTAVFFGEGSAAEGTFSESLNLAALWKLPVLFVCENNLYAMGTALSRSQSQTDVCVKARAQGVPAESVDGMDVVAVEEAARRVVARVRGGGGPSFLELHTYRFRAHSMFDPELYRPKAEVEAWRKRDPIVRFVARLRDEGLLDDETLRGIEEGAAAEIEAAVAFAEESPWEDPATLERHLYAEPVTP, encoded by the coding sequence GTGAGCCTCGACCGCGCCCACGCGCTGGAGCTGCTTCGCTCGATGATGCGGATCCGCCGCCTCGAGGAGCGCGCCGCGGAGCTCTACCAGGCGGAGAAGATCCGCGGCTTCCTCCACCTCTACATCGGCCAGGAGGCGGTGGCCGCCGGGGTGATCGCCGCGCTGCAGCCCGGCGATCCGGTGGTGGCCACCTACCGCGAACACGGCCACGCGCTGCTGCGCGGGATCTCCGCCGACGCGGTGATGGCCGAGATGTTCGGCAAAGCGGGCGGCTGCAGCGGCGGCAGGGGCGGCTCGATGCATCTCTTCTGCACCGGCGCCCGGCTCTACGGGGGCAACGCCATCGTCGGCGGCGGCCTGCCCATCGCCGCCGGCCTCGCCCTCGGTGACAAGATGCAGGGGCGCGCCGACGTCACCGCCGTCTTCTTCGGCGAAGGGAGTGCGGCGGAGGGCACGTTCTCCGAGTCGCTCAACCTCGCAGCGCTCTGGAAGCTCCCCGTGCTCTTCGTCTGCGAAAACAACCTCTACGCGATGGGGACCGCGCTCTCCCGCTCCCAGTCGCAGACCGACGTCTGCGTGAAGGCGCGGGCGCAGGGCGTGCCGGCAGAGAGCGTCGACGGGATGGACGTCGTCGCGGTGGAGGAGGCGGCGCGGCGTGTGGTGGCACGGGTCCGGGGCGGCGGCGGGCCGTCCTTCCTCGAGCTGCACACCTACCGCTTCCGCGCCCATTCGATGTTCGACCCGGAGCTCTATCGGCCGAAGGCCGAGGTGGAGGCGTGGCGCAAGCGGGATCCGATCGTGCGCTTCGTGGCACGGCTGCGCGACGAAGGGCTCCTCGACGACGAGACCTTGCGGGGGATCGAGGAGGGGGCTGCGGCGGAGATCGAAGCGGCGGTGGCGTTCGCGGAAGAATCGCCGTGGGAGGATCCCGCCACTCTCGAGCGACACCTCTACGCGGAGCCGGTGACGCCATGA
- a CDS encoding alpha-ketoacid dehydrogenase subunit beta: MSTTRRITYREAVREALREALQRDPRVFLMGEDVGAYGGCFAVSKGLLAEFGEERIRDTPLSEAAFVGAGIGAALAGMRPIVEVMTVNFALLALDQIVNNAALLRHMSGGQLGVPLVIRMATGPGRQLAAQHSHSLEGWLAHIPGLKVAVPATLEDARGMLAAALADPDPVLLFESIRLYPTAGDLAVDAGAVPLEGAAVRRPGRDVSLVTYGGALPRVLEAAGQLAGRGVEAEVLDLRCLRPLDTHAILASVTKTRRAVVIDEGWRSGSLAAEVSARIMENAFYELDAPVARVCSLEVPVPYARHLEEATLPTVERIVAAVEEMGIGHG; the protein is encoded by the coding sequence ATGAGCACGACCCGCCGGATCACCTACCGGGAGGCCGTGCGCGAGGCGCTGCGGGAGGCGCTGCAGCGGGATCCGCGGGTCTTCCTCATGGGCGAAGACGTGGGCGCGTACGGCGGCTGCTTCGCGGTGAGCAAGGGGCTGCTGGCGGAGTTCGGCGAGGAGCGGATCCGCGACACGCCGCTCTCGGAGGCGGCCTTCGTCGGCGCCGGGATCGGCGCGGCGCTGGCGGGGATGCGACCGATCGTCGAAGTGATGACCGTCAACTTCGCCCTTCTCGCCCTCGACCAGATCGTGAACAACGCGGCGCTGCTGCGGCACATGTCCGGCGGGCAGCTGGGCGTGCCGCTGGTGATCCGCATGGCCACCGGGCCCGGCAGGCAGCTCGCCGCCCAGCACTCGCACAGCCTCGAGGGCTGGCTGGCCCACATCCCCGGTCTCAAGGTCGCGGTGCCGGCGACCCTCGAGGACGCCCGCGGCATGCTCGCAGCGGCGCTCGCCGATCCGGATCCGGTGCTGCTCTTCGAGAGCATCCGGCTCTATCCGACGGCAGGCGATCTCGCCGTCGACGCGGGCGCGGTGCCGCTCGAAGGCGCCGCGGTGCGCAGGCCCGGCAGGGACGTGAGCCTCGTCACCTACGGCGGCGCCCTGCCGAGGGTGCTGGAGGCGGCGGGGCAGCTCGCCGGGCGCGGCGTGGAGGCGGAGGTTCTCGATCTGCGCTGCCTGCGCCCCCTGGACACCCACGCCATCCTGGCGAGCGTGACGAAGACCCGCCGGGCGGTGGTGATCGACGAGGGCTGGCGCAGCGGCAGCCTCGCTGCGGAGGTGAGCGCGCGGATCATGGAGAACGCGTTCTACGAGCTCGACGCGCCGGTGGCGCGGGTGTGCAGCCTGGAGGTGCCGGTGCCCTACGCGCGGCATCTGGAGGAGGCGACGCTTCCCACCGTGGAGCGCATCGTCGCTGCGGTCGAGGAGATGGGGATCGGCCATGGCTGA
- a CDS encoding DUF4397 domain-containing protein translates to MRRYGWLLLAALLSAPTLACDTEDAADGTGGTGGTGGAGGTGGVGGTGGTGGTGGTGGTGGTGGAVGPQARIRAIHLVGDGPVLDLYTNDVTLLVPGLAFGDGSPYEFVPAGATTFAFVETGGSATEPLVDLQLGLLEEGVYTVVAVGSALSAGGAAFPDQVEELPTERARLRLMHAADGVGEVDILKLAPTPSTLVNDVSFGSFTEPFEIEAASYEFGLDTDDDGVADIAYAPVSLEAATYYNVYAVTDETGSPLLVVQAEDGVVEAAGSVALPD, encoded by the coding sequence ATGCGACGGTACGGATGGCTCCTTCTCGCGGCGCTGCTCTCGGCGCCGACGCTGGCCTGCGACACGGAGGACGCCGCAGACGGCACGGGCGGCACGGGCGGCACGGGCGGCGCCGGTGGAACCGGCGGCGTCGGCGGCACCGGAGGCACGGGTGGTACCGGTGGCACCGGCGGGACGGGCGGGACGGGCGGCGCGGTGGGACCGCAGGCCCGGATCCGGGCGATCCACCTGGTCGGCGACGGGCCGGTGCTCGACCTCTACACGAACGACGTCACGCTCCTCGTTCCCGGCCTGGCCTTCGGCGACGGCAGCCCGTACGAGTTCGTCCCCGCTGGCGCCACCACCTTCGCCTTCGTGGAGACCGGCGGCAGCGCCACCGAGCCGCTCGTCGACCTCCAGCTCGGCCTCCTCGAGGAGGGCGTCTACACGGTGGTGGCGGTGGGCTCGGCCCTCAGCGCCGGCGGCGCCGCTTTCCCGGATCAGGTGGAGGAGCTTCCCACGGAGCGGGCGCGGCTGCGCCTCATGCACGCAGCGGACGGCGTCGGAGAGGTCGACATCCTCAAGCTCGCGCCCACGCCCTCGACCCTGGTGAACGACGTCTCCTTCGGCAGCTTCACCGAGCCCTTCGAGATCGAGGCGGCCAGCTACGAGTTCGGCCTCGACACGGACGACGACGGTGTCGCCGACATCGCCTATGCCCCCGTCTCCCTGGAGGCCGCCACCTACTACAACGTCTACGCCGTCACCGACGAGACGGGCTCGCCACTCCTCGTGGTGCAGGCGGAGGACGGGGTGGTCGAGGCAGCCGGCAGCGTCGCCCTCCCCGACTGA